The following are encoded together in the Mesoterricola sediminis genome:
- a CDS encoding acetyl-CoA hydrolase/transferase family protein, whose protein sequence is MPTPQDLYRSRLVAAEEAVTNIRTDSDVIVAMCASEPQGCMEKFHLVADRVENVRVFSCLTLKPYTFYMDPAMKGHFELASWFHAPGSRESLKRGTGLVTYVPNMLHRAATDRIHAKRPDIFFGTCTPPDKHGFVSLALGITYEKDIIEHARCVVLEVNPRLPRTFGDTQIHVSQVDFFVENDQEVPALPSPVPSATDHLIGGHIAELVEDGSTLQLGIGGIPNAAALALKDKRDLGVHTEMFVDSMMELYEMGVITNERKALKRGKSVTTFAMGSRKLYDWLDDNVSVEFQRGRWVNDPAVVAQNSRMVSINTCISVDFTGQVASESIGPNQYSGTGGQSDTAQGAVAGADGLGKSIIACYATAKGGTVSTICPTLPAGSAVTLHRSHVDHVVTEFGVARLRGRTVRERTLALIAVAHPDFRGDLTEQAKKLGYL, encoded by the coding sequence ATGCCCACCCCCCAGGACCTGTACCGAAGCAGGCTCGTGGCGGCCGAGGAGGCCGTCACCAACATCCGAACGGACAGCGACGTGATCGTCGCCATGTGCGCCTCCGAGCCCCAGGGCTGCATGGAGAAGTTCCATCTCGTCGCCGACCGCGTCGAGAACGTGCGCGTCTTCTCCTGCCTCACCCTGAAGCCCTACACGTTCTACATGGACCCGGCGATGAAGGGCCACTTCGAGCTGGCCAGCTGGTTCCACGCGCCGGGCTCCCGCGAGTCCCTGAAGCGGGGCACCGGCCTCGTCACCTACGTGCCCAACATGCTCCACCGGGCCGCCACCGACCGCATCCACGCCAAGCGTCCCGACATCTTCTTCGGGACCTGCACCCCGCCCGACAAGCACGGCTTCGTGTCCCTCGCCCTGGGCATCACCTACGAGAAGGACATCATCGAACACGCCCGGTGCGTGGTGCTGGAGGTGAATCCCCGCCTGCCCCGGACCTTCGGCGACACCCAGATCCACGTCTCCCAGGTGGACTTCTTCGTGGAGAACGACCAGGAGGTGCCCGCCCTGCCCTCCCCCGTGCCCTCCGCCACGGACCACCTGATCGGCGGGCACATCGCCGAGCTGGTCGAGGACGGCTCCACCCTGCAGCTGGGCATCGGGGGCATTCCCAACGCCGCCGCCCTCGCCCTCAAGGACAAGCGGGACCTGGGCGTCCACACCGAGATGTTCGTGGACTCCATGATGGAACTCTACGAAATGGGCGTGATCACCAACGAACGGAAGGCCCTCAAGCGGGGCAAGTCCGTCACCACGTTCGCCATGGGCTCCCGCAAGCTCTACGACTGGCTCGACGACAACGTCTCCGTGGAATTCCAGCGGGGCCGCTGGGTCAACGACCCCGCGGTGGTGGCCCAGAACTCCCGCATGGTCTCCATCAACACCTGCATCTCCGTGGACTTCACGGGCCAGGTGGCCAGCGAATCCATCGGGCCCAACCAGTATTCGGGCACCGGCGGCCAGAGCGACACCGCCCAGGGCGCCGTGGCGGGCGCGGACGGGCTCGGCAAGAGCATCATCGCCTGCTACGCCACCGCCAAGGGCGGCACGGTCTCCACCATCTGCCCGACCCTCCCGGCCGGTTCCGCCGTCACCCTCCACCGCTCCCACGTGGACCATGTCGTCACCGAGTTCGGTGTGGCCCGCCTGAGGGGCCGCACCGTGCGCGAGCGCACCCTGGCCCTCATCGCCGTGGCCCATCCCGATTTCCGCGGCGACCTGACCGAGCAGGCCAAGAAGCTCGGCTACCTCTAG
- a CDS encoding alpha/beta fold hydrolase, which yields MPTLRVNGVNLYYECHGPEDGEPLVLNNGVFMNTASWACQLPALARRYRVLTYDMRGQGQSEHPEGPYSLEQHGEDLDALLTALAFGPAHMVGTSYGGELNLVMGIRYPHHCKSLCIIASVSHSDPLLAAMIERWGIAARLGDGPAFFRLIYADTYSEGFLQQRPELIPMAEERYASLDLRAADLLIDSFSRFNVTADLGKIALPTCIVSAELDILKPRKYGELMHQAIPGSEFHVVPGAGHVVVLERAAEVNTIILGFLAKQR from the coding sequence ATGCCCACCCTGCGCGTGAACGGCGTGAACCTCTACTACGAATGCCACGGCCCCGAGGACGGGGAACCGCTGGTGCTCAACAACGGTGTTTTCATGAATACCGCCTCCTGGGCCTGCCAGCTCCCGGCGCTCGCTCGCCGGTACCGCGTGCTGACCTACGACATGCGCGGCCAGGGCCAGAGCGAACATCCGGAAGGCCCCTACTCCCTGGAACAGCACGGCGAGGACCTGGACGCCCTCCTGACCGCGCTGGCCTTCGGGCCGGCCCACATGGTGGGGACCTCGTACGGCGGCGAACTGAACCTCGTCATGGGCATCCGTTACCCGCACCACTGCAAGTCGCTCTGCATCATCGCGTCCGTGAGCCACAGCGATCCGCTGCTGGCCGCGATGATCGAGCGCTGGGGCATCGCGGCGCGGCTCGGGGACGGGCCCGCCTTCTTCCGGCTCATCTACGCCGACACCTACTCCGAAGGGTTCCTGCAGCAGCGCCCCGAGCTCATCCCCATGGCCGAGGAGCGCTACGCGAGCCTCGACCTGCGGGCCGCCGATCTCCTCATCGACAGCTTCAGCCGCTTCAACGTGACCGCCGACCTGGGGAAGATCGCCCTGCCCACCTGCATCGTGAGCGCCGAGCTGGACATCCTCAAGCCCCGGAAATACGGCGAGCTCATGCACCAGGCCATCCCCGGCTCCGAGTTCCACGTCGTCCCCGGCGCCGGCCACGTGGTCGTCCTGGAGCGGGCCGCCGAGGTGAACACGATCATCCTCGGGTTCCTGGCGAAGCAGCGCTGA
- a CDS encoding 3-oxoacyl-ACP synthase III family protein — MQRYAKLLSTGCYLPEIKVTNDDLRVKFAHLPEFVDKMEASSGITCRWLAPREWAASDIALPAAQQALAKAGLRPEDVDLIILGTDSPDYITPATSVVLQHKLGAVNAGTFDIGCACASFPTAYATAAGWIATNPAIKTVLVVGVYMMSKLTADLEPTGFFYGDGAGAAVLVADDKPGFIGGAAQAGGAYHHHWGIYSGATFEPASVESVQAGRTTVKMLERYPPEINHAGWPRLTRKLAASCGFSLEEIDFIIFTQVRKASIELVMKDLGLPMEKTHTIMEDWGYTGSACIPMALHDAIEKQKIRSGDRVVLVGSGVGYNQAACAFFMP, encoded by the coding sequence ATGCAACGCTACGCCAAACTTCTCTCAACCGGCTGCTATCTGCCTGAGATCAAGGTCACCAACGACGATCTCCGGGTGAAGTTCGCCCACCTCCCCGAGTTCGTGGACAAGATGGAGGCCAGTTCGGGCATCACCTGCCGCTGGCTGGCCCCCCGCGAATGGGCGGCTTCGGACATCGCCCTGCCCGCCGCCCAGCAGGCCCTGGCCAAGGCCGGCCTCCGGCCAGAGGATGTGGATCTCATCATTCTGGGAACTGATTCACCCGACTACATCACCCCCGCCACGTCCGTCGTCCTCCAGCACAAGCTGGGCGCCGTCAACGCCGGGACCTTCGACATCGGCTGCGCCTGCGCCTCCTTCCCCACGGCCTATGCCACGGCCGCCGGCTGGATCGCCACGAACCCCGCCATCAAGACGGTCCTCGTCGTGGGCGTCTACATGATGAGCAAGCTCACCGCCGACCTGGAGCCCACCGGCTTCTTCTACGGCGACGGCGCCGGCGCGGCGGTCCTGGTGGCCGACGACAAGCCGGGCTTCATCGGCGGGGCCGCCCAGGCCGGCGGCGCCTACCACCATCACTGGGGCATCTACTCGGGCGCCACCTTCGAGCCGGCCAGCGTGGAATCCGTCCAGGCGGGCCGCACCACCGTCAAGATGCTCGAGCGCTACCCCCCCGAGATCAACCACGCGGGCTGGCCCCGGCTCACCCGCAAGCTGGCCGCCAGCTGCGGCTTCAGCCTGGAGGAGATCGATTTCATCATCTTCACCCAGGTCCGCAAGGCCTCCATCGAGCTGGTGATGAAGGACCTCGGCCTGCCCATGGAGAAGACCCACACCATCATGGAGGACTGGGGCTACACCGGCTCGGCGTGCATCCCCATGGCCCTCCACGACGCGATCGAGAAGCAGAAGATCCGGTCCGGGGACCGCGTCGTCCTGGTCGGCTCCGGCGTGGGCTACAACCAGGCCGCCTGCGCGTTCTTCATGCCCTGA
- a CDS encoding thiolase C-terminal domain-containing protein yields MSKASIIGAYNTEFGAFVKKDKATGLMTDTRTYYDLLVEAGRGAIRDAGLEAKDIDAIYVGSCSPGSFINQEHVAPLAAEIDPALRFKPMTRCECACASSSVALYDAVYAVEAGRARNVLVIGVEKMNLLPTPQMTHVLACCSHWPSEGSRGWSFPMLFAEYAKGYQQHYGIPMQEFERMLWTAGALCYRNGADNPLAHVKNGPSTVDEIAALCEVDAKGKCKNMMIAAPLRLHDCSLVTDGAAALVITGTANVADRTRAVEIAGIGHSVERLPENVRPNMYDLMAGKDAVAKAYKEAGITAADIDIAEVHDCFTINQILSTEALGLSQDGRAGYDYLEGRFTREDKVCVNLSGGLKSKGHPVGATGASMHALIYKQLIGEPIGAKARNANIGVAFNVGGSAVTNCVTVLKKL; encoded by the coding sequence ATGAGCAAAGCCAGCATCATCGGCGCCTACAACACGGAATTCGGCGCCTTCGTCAAGAAGGACAAGGCCACCGGCCTCATGACCGACACCAGGACCTACTACGATCTCCTGGTCGAGGCCGGCCGCGGCGCCATCCGGGACGCGGGCCTGGAGGCCAAGGACATCGACGCCATCTACGTGGGTTCCTGCTCCCCGGGCTCCTTCATCAACCAGGAGCACGTGGCCCCCCTCGCCGCGGAGATCGACCCCGCCCTCCGCTTCAAGCCCATGACCCGCTGCGAGTGCGCCTGCGCCTCCAGCTCCGTGGCCCTCTACGACGCCGTCTACGCCGTCGAGGCCGGCCGGGCCCGCAACGTCCTCGTGATCGGCGTCGAGAAGATGAACCTCCTGCCGACCCCCCAGATGACGCACGTCCTGGCCTGCTGCTCCCACTGGCCCTCGGAGGGCTCCCGCGGCTGGTCCTTCCCCATGCTTTTCGCGGAATACGCCAAGGGCTACCAGCAGCACTACGGGATCCCCATGCAGGAGTTCGAGCGCATGCTCTGGACCGCCGGGGCACTCTGCTACCGCAACGGCGCCGACAACCCGCTGGCCCACGTGAAGAACGGCCCCTCCACCGTCGACGAGATCGCGGCGCTGTGCGAGGTCGACGCCAAGGGCAAGTGCAAGAACATGATGATCGCCGCCCCGCTCCGCCTCCACGACTGCAGCCTGGTCACCGACGGCGCCGCCGCCCTGGTGATCACGGGCACCGCCAACGTGGCCGACCGGACCCGGGCCGTGGAGATCGCCGGCATCGGCCACTCCGTGGAGCGCCTCCCCGAGAACGTCCGCCCCAACATGTACGACCTCATGGCCGGCAAGGACGCCGTCGCCAAGGCCTACAAGGAGGCCGGGATCACCGCCGCCGACATCGACATCGCCGAAGTCCACGACTGCTTCACCATCAACCAGATCCTGTCCACCGAGGCCCTGGGGCTCTCCCAGGACGGCCGCGCCGGCTACGACTACCTGGAAGGCCGTTTCACGCGCGAAGACAAGGTCTGCGTGAACCTCTCGGGCGGCCTCAAGTCCAAGGGACACCCCGTGGGCGCCACCGGGGCCTCCATGCACGCCCTGATCTACAAGCAGCTCATCGGCGAGCCCATCGGCGCCAAGGCCCGCAATGCGAACATCGGCGTGGCCTTCAACGTGGGCGGCTCCGCGGTCACCAACTGCGTCACGGTCCTGAAGAAGCTCTAG
- a CDS encoding SDR family NAD(P)-dependent oxidoreductase — MEIKGKVAIVTGGGNGIGEAVAKFLAKEGARIAIVDMVQKNIDRVVKELKEMGAEAIGIQANVTSEADTARYVKGAIEAFGQLNIAVSCAGIIRDGLMLTPDKETGKVARKLDLAKWQAVIDTNLTGTFLCLRDCAEAMVNGGWEGILVPISSVNKAGQVGQLNYSSAKVADALMPKIIVGEFHMRGIRNVRCVAIAPGYTATPMLTGMNQDALKAILEDVHLGRLVAPEEIADCIAFAIRNEAVNATTLEITGGLCYPKGIAK, encoded by the coding sequence ATGGAAATCAAAGGCAAAGTGGCCATCGTGACCGGCGGCGGCAACGGCATCGGCGAGGCGGTGGCCAAGTTCCTGGCCAAGGAAGGCGCCCGCATCGCCATCGTCGACATGGTCCAGAAGAACATCGACCGCGTCGTCAAGGAGCTCAAGGAGATGGGGGCCGAGGCCATCGGCATCCAGGCCAACGTGACCTCCGAGGCCGACACCGCCCGCTACGTCAAGGGCGCCATCGAGGCCTTCGGCCAGCTCAACATCGCCGTCTCCTGCGCCGGCATCATCCGCGACGGCCTCATGCTGACCCCCGACAAGGAGACCGGCAAGGTCGCCCGGAAGCTGGACCTGGCCAAGTGGCAAGCCGTCATCGACACCAACCTGACCGGCACCTTCCTCTGCCTCCGCGACTGCGCCGAGGCCATGGTCAACGGCGGCTGGGAGGGCATCCTCGTGCCCATCTCCTCGGTGAACAAGGCGGGGCAGGTCGGGCAGCTCAACTACTCCTCCGCCAAGGTGGCCGACGCCCTGATGCCCAAGATCATCGTGGGCGAGTTCCACATGAGGGGCATCCGCAACGTCCGCTGCGTCGCCATCGCCCCCGGCTACACCGCCACCCCCATGCTGACCGGCATGAACCAGGACGCCCTCAAGGCCATCCTGGAGGATGTCCACCTCGGCCGCCTCGTGGCCCCCGAGGAGATCGCCGACTGCATCGCCTTCGCCATCCGGAACGAGGCCGTCAACGCGACCACGCTCGAAATCACCGGCGGCCTCTGCTACCCCAAGGGCATCGCCAAGTAG
- a CDS encoding porin: MKLQYVLVAAASALTVSAQTPFQVGSFTNVTVSGLLAVGVKNSAISQGNSSAAQWANRNNIPSETHVDDNTSRLIITSTSKIADGWAVVFSCESRFTADTRPGDNATGGLGATVPVANASGWADGDTYGGIVSPYGSIKVGKSTLYYTDGISVGYLAPILEAPGEGQRIWDANGLATFNILSTYNTGMIYNGTYIPDFAKNHLGNTRSRNTIRYESPIFKPTGKDLLDFAIAWSKNAAGSENEVVPTGAASANNSSYAQGSTTYFRARYNGYGFSALLSWMDQRFNGVATTAINSELKAWRAGISYVPMKGLKFGVVYDDTTCVNGIRSATGTPLDDAKRTAYSVPVSYLWGDHGVYVTYSKAGDTTSYKDSGATQINYGYDYALTKRAFVGVWVTQLKNAANGYYAPFLAGYSFGGSTVMKGETFTQFGVNLNYWF; the protein is encoded by the coding sequence ATGAAACTGCAATACGTGCTCGTCGCCGCAGCTTCCGCGCTCACCGTTTCGGCCCAGACGCCGTTCCAGGTGGGTTCCTTCACCAACGTCACCGTCAGCGGCCTGCTCGCGGTGGGCGTGAAGAACTCCGCCATCAGCCAGGGCAACAGCTCTGCCGCCCAGTGGGCGAACCGGAACAACATCCCCTCCGAGACCCACGTGGACGACAACACGTCCCGCCTGATCATCACCAGCACCTCCAAGATCGCCGACGGCTGGGCCGTGGTGTTCAGCTGCGAGAGCCGGTTCACCGCCGACACCCGCCCCGGCGACAACGCCACCGGCGGCCTGGGCGCCACGGTGCCCGTGGCCAACGCCAGCGGCTGGGCCGACGGCGACACCTACGGCGGCATCGTCTCCCCCTACGGCAGCATCAAGGTCGGCAAGTCCACCCTCTACTACACCGACGGCATCTCCGTCGGCTACCTGGCCCCCATCCTCGAGGCCCCCGGCGAAGGCCAGCGCATCTGGGACGCCAACGGCCTGGCCACGTTCAACATCCTGTCCACCTACAACACGGGCATGATCTACAACGGCACCTACATTCCCGACTTCGCCAAGAACCACCTGGGCAACACCCGCAGCCGCAACACCATCCGCTACGAGTCGCCCATCTTCAAGCCCACCGGCAAGGACCTCCTCGACTTCGCCATCGCCTGGTCCAAGAACGCCGCCGGTTCCGAGAACGAAGTGGTCCCCACGGGCGCCGCCTCCGCCAACAACTCCTCGTACGCCCAGGGCAGCACCACCTACTTCCGGGCCCGGTACAACGGCTACGGCTTCTCCGCCCTGCTGTCCTGGATGGACCAGCGCTTCAACGGCGTGGCCACCACCGCCATCAACAGCGAGCTCAAGGCCTGGCGCGCCGGCATCTCCTACGTCCCCATGAAGGGCCTGAAGTTCGGCGTCGTCTATGACGACACCACCTGCGTCAACGGCATCCGCTCCGCCACCGGGACCCCCCTGGACGACGCCAAGCGCACCGCCTACTCCGTGCCGGTCTCCTACCTGTGGGGCGACCACGGCGTCTACGTGACCTACAGCAAGGCCGGCGACACCACCTCGTACAAGGACAGCGGCGCCACCCAGATCAACTACGGCTACGACTACGCCCTCACCAAGCGCGCCTTCGTGGGCGTCTGGGTCACCCAGCTGAAGAACGCCGCCAACGGCTACTACGCCCCCTTCCTCGCGGGCTACTCCTTCGGCGGGTCCACGGTCATGAAGGGCGAGACGTTCACCCAGTTCGGCGTCAACCTGAACTACTGGTTCTGA
- a CDS encoding substrate-binding domain-containing protein, which produces MSITRRIMTGLGLVVAFGAAAMAQDIKIAHVYDKTGVLEAYAKQTQAGLLMGLEYATKGTMQVKGRKLVVIEKDSQGKPDVGKAQLASAFADDKADLAVGPTSSGVALAMLPVAEEYKKVLIVEPAVADSITGDKWNRYIFRTGRNSSQDAISNAVALDQKGVYIATLAQDYAFGKDFVKAFKGAIKKATIVHEEYLPASTTDFTAGAQRIFDKLKDKKGRKVIFINWAGAGNPFKIADLKPERYGIEISTGGNILPALAAYKAFPRMEGSCYYYYEIPKNAANKWLVEQHKKRFNNMPPDFFTAGGMAAGMAIVEALTKTNGSAKTEDLIRTMEGMSFDTPKGRMWFRKEDHQAMQSMFHFRIKVDPKVDWAIPELVREIKPEEMPVPITNKR; this is translated from the coding sequence ATGAGCATCACCCGCAGGATCATGACCGGCCTCGGGCTCGTCGTCGCCTTCGGCGCCGCCGCCATGGCCCAGGACATCAAGATCGCGCACGTCTACGACAAGACCGGCGTGCTGGAGGCCTACGCGAAGCAGACCCAGGCCGGCCTGCTGATGGGCCTGGAATACGCCACCAAGGGCACCATGCAGGTCAAGGGCCGCAAGCTGGTGGTCATCGAGAAGGACAGCCAGGGCAAGCCCGACGTGGGCAAGGCCCAGCTGGCCTCGGCCTTCGCCGACGACAAGGCCGACCTGGCCGTCGGCCCCACCTCGTCCGGCGTCGCCCTGGCGATGCTGCCCGTGGCCGAGGAATACAAGAAGGTCCTGATCGTGGAGCCCGCCGTCGCCGACTCCATCACCGGCGACAAGTGGAACCGCTACATCTTCCGGACCGGCCGCAACTCCAGCCAGGACGCCATCTCCAACGCCGTCGCCCTGGACCAGAAGGGCGTCTACATCGCGACCCTCGCCCAGGACTACGCCTTCGGCAAGGACTTCGTGAAGGCCTTCAAGGGCGCCATCAAGAAGGCGACCATCGTCCACGAGGAGTACCTCCCGGCCAGCACGACGGACTTCACCGCCGGCGCCCAGCGGATCTTCGACAAGCTGAAGGACAAGAAGGGCCGCAAGGTCATCTTCATCAACTGGGCCGGGGCGGGGAATCCCTTCAAGATCGCCGACCTCAAGCCCGAGCGCTACGGCATCGAGATCTCCACGGGCGGCAACATCCTGCCCGCGCTGGCGGCCTACAAGGCCTTCCCCCGCATGGAGGGCTCCTGCTACTACTACTATGAGATCCCCAAGAACGCCGCCAACAAGTGGCTCGTCGAGCAGCACAAGAAGCGGTTCAACAACATGCCTCCCGATTTCTTCACCGCCGGCGGCATGGCCGCGGGCATGGCCATCGTCGAGGCCCTGACCAAGACCAACGGCAGCGCCAAGACCGAGGACCTCATTCGCACCATGGAAGGCATGTCCTTCGACACCCCGAAGGGCAGGATGTGGTTCCGCAAGGAGGACCACCAGGCCATGCAGTCCATGTTCCACTTCAGGATCAAGGTCGATCCCAAGGTCGACTGGGCCATTCCCGAGCTCGTGCGCGAGATCAAGCCCGAGGAAATGCCCGTTCCCATCACCAACAAGCGCTAA
- a CDS encoding ABC transporter ATP-binding protein, producing MTFALETQDLTIRFGGHVAVNAVSCGFQPGTLTAIVGPNGAGKTTYFNLISGQLPATSGRVLLHGRDISHASAPARSRKGIGRAFQLTNLFPYLTVLENVRLAVQSRAHVGLNMWSVWSSHKDLIARAEEVLEAVALASKRDIPAAALPHGDQRKLEVGILMALEPDVFMFDEPTAGMSVDEVPVILELIRGLKCRKDKTILLVEHKMDVVRELSDRIIVLHNGSLVADGEPAEVIASPIVQEAYLGVEVKK from the coding sequence ATGACCTTCGCCCTCGAGACCCAAGACCTGACCATCCGCTTCGGCGGCCACGTGGCGGTCAATGCCGTGTCCTGCGGCTTCCAGCCCGGGACCCTCACCGCCATCGTGGGCCCCAACGGAGCAGGCAAGACCACCTACTTCAACCTCATTTCCGGCCAGCTCCCGGCCACCTCGGGCCGCGTGCTCCTCCACGGAAGGGACATCAGCCATGCCTCGGCCCCCGCCCGGAGCCGGAAGGGCATCGGCCGCGCCTTCCAGCTGACAAACCTCTTCCCCTACCTCACGGTCCTCGAGAACGTGCGGCTGGCGGTGCAGAGCCGGGCCCACGTCGGGCTGAACATGTGGAGCGTCTGGAGCTCGCACAAGGACCTGATCGCCCGCGCCGAGGAGGTGCTCGAGGCCGTGGCCCTCGCCTCCAAGCGGGACATCCCCGCCGCCGCGCTCCCCCACGGGGACCAGCGGAAGCTCGAGGTGGGCATCCTCATGGCCCTGGAGCCCGACGTCTTCATGTTCGACGAGCCCACCGCGGGCATGAGCGTGGACGAGGTGCCGGTCATCCTGGAGCTGATCCGCGGACTCAAGTGCCGCAAGGACAAGACGATCCTCCTCGTGGAGCACAAGATGGACGTCGTCCGGGAGCTGAGCGACCGGATCATCGTGCTGCACAACGGGTCCCTGGTGGCCGACGGCGAGCCCGCGGAGGTCATCGCCTCCCCCATCGTGCAGGAGGCCTATCTGGGCGTCGAGGTGAAGAAATGA
- a CDS encoding ABC transporter ATP-binding protein — translation MSEPLLQLEGVHTHIGAYHILHGVDLQVAHGELTVLLGRNGAGKTTTLRTIMGLWKASSGTIRLEGREIQGQPTPDVARQGLAYVPENMGIFPDLTVRENMLLAARAAKREDQIDVRRLEWVFGLFPAMKRFWQHPAGLLSGGQKQMLAVARAVVEPRKLLLVDEPSKGLAPAIILNMIEAFRELKAADTTILLVEQNFNFARQLGDQVAVMDDGRIVHAGPMAELAEDEALQTRLLGLSLASHQ, via the coding sequence ATGAGCGAACCCCTCCTCCAGCTCGAGGGCGTCCACACGCACATCGGGGCCTACCACATCCTCCACGGGGTCGACCTCCAGGTCGCCCACGGGGAGCTCACCGTCCTCCTCGGCCGCAACGGCGCCGGGAAGACCACCACCCTCCGCACCATCATGGGCCTCTGGAAGGCCTCCAGCGGCACCATCCGCCTGGAGGGCCGGGAGATCCAGGGCCAGCCCACGCCGGACGTCGCGCGCCAGGGCCTGGCGTACGTGCCCGAGAACATGGGCATCTTCCCCGACCTCACCGTCCGGGAGAACATGCTCCTGGCGGCCCGGGCCGCCAAGCGCGAGGACCAGATCGACGTCCGCCGCCTGGAGTGGGTCTTCGGGCTCTTCCCGGCCATGAAGCGGTTCTGGCAGCACCCGGCCGGTCTCCTCAGCGGCGGCCAGAAGCAGATGCTGGCCGTCGCCCGCGCCGTGGTGGAGCCCCGGAAGCTCCTCCTCGTGGACGAGCCCAGCAAGGGCCTGGCCCCCGCCATCATCCTGAACATGATCGAGGCCTTCCGCGAACTGAAGGCCGCCGACACCACGATCCTGCTCGTGGAACAGAATTTCAATTTCGCACGCCAGCTGGGCGACCAGGTGGCGGTGATGGACGACGGACGCATCGTCCATGCGGGCCCCATGGCCGAGCTCGCGGAGGACGAGGCCCTCCAGACCCGGCTCCTGGGCCTGTCCCTGGCGTCCCACCAATGA
- a CDS encoding branched-chain amino acid ABC transporter permease, translated as MTASTTPAPGLDALPKVRKDLVPLILIPAIALFALPFISFSTWLTLTFAGLAMGMILFILSSGLTLVFGLMDVLNFGHGVFISLGAFMATTLIGSMADWSNSERLMLNLAAVFPAMLAAMAVASVVGLVFERVIIRPVYGQPLKQIMITMGGMIVGQELIKVLWGPQAIPLLLPGGMRGSILLGEAAIEKYRLVAVLIGLAVFAAMMWVMTRTKLGLLIRAGVHDREMVESMGYRIRRLFIGVFVAGSALAGLGGVMWGLYQQSVVAEMGGAVNVLLFIVIIIGGMGSVGGCFLGSMLVGLVANYVGFLAPKVALFSNILLMVIVLLWRPQGLYSVGKQ; from the coding sequence ATGACCGCTTCGACCACCCCGGCCCCGGGCCTGGACGCGCTGCCGAAGGTCCGGAAGGACCTGGTGCCGCTCATCCTGATCCCGGCCATCGCGCTCTTCGCGCTGCCCTTCATCAGCTTCTCCACCTGGCTCACGCTCACCTTCGCCGGCCTGGCCATGGGCATGATCCTCTTCATCCTCTCTTCCGGCCTCACCCTCGTCTTCGGCCTCATGGACGTGCTCAATTTCGGGCACGGCGTCTTCATCAGCCTCGGCGCCTTCATGGCCACCACCCTCATCGGCTCCATGGCGGACTGGTCCAACTCCGAGCGCCTCATGCTCAACCTGGCCGCGGTGTTCCCGGCCATGCTCGCGGCCATGGCCGTGGCGAGCGTCGTGGGCCTCGTCTTCGAGCGGGTCATCATCCGTCCGGTGTACGGCCAGCCCCTCAAGCAGATCATGATCACCATGGGCGGCATGATCGTGGGCCAGGAGCTCATCAAGGTCCTCTGGGGCCCCCAGGCGATCCCCCTGCTGCTCCCGGGCGGCATGCGGGGTTCCATCCTCCTGGGCGAGGCCGCCATCGAGAAGTACCGCCTCGTGGCGGTGCTCATCGGCCTGGCGGTGTTCGCGGCCATGATGTGGGTCATGACCCGCACCAAGCTGGGCCTCCTCATCCGCGCCGGCGTGCACGACCGGGAGATGGTCGAGAGCATGGGCTACCGGATCCGGCGCCTCTTCATCGGCGTCTTCGTCGCGGGGTCGGCCCTGGCGGGCCTTGGCGGCGTCATGTGGGGCCTCTACCAGCAGTCGGTGGTCGCGGAGATGGGCGGGGCCGTGAACGTGCTCCTCTTCATCGTGATCATCATCGGCGGCATGGGCTCCGTGGGCGGCTGCTTCCTGGGATCCATGCTGGTGGGCCTGGTGGCCAACTACGTGGGCTTCCTGGCGCCCAAGGTCGCGCTCTTCTCCAACATCCTCCTGATGGTCATCGTCCTGCTCTGGCGGCCCCAGGGACTCTATTCGGTGGGTAAGCAATGA